TTAACATTTACTCCTTactataataatattaattaacaTGCCTAAATCGAAACACAATATAACGATTTCATACAACACCCGAACCCAATCATTATCCCCATAAATAACCCCATCATCCAATTACCATGCTATTCGGCTCACCATGCTCATCATATAATCATATACTAACAGACATTAACTAAGACTCAACTTATCATCACGTGGACCAGATTATTCGAATCAGATTTCACGTTCAATTCTTATGAATCTACATCACCGAACACAATCATGTTTCATTCATCATAGCAAACCGATTTGTATATGTATTAAATCACAATTATACAGTCCAATGAACACATAGCAAACCAATAATCAACATACGCACAAAGAAGTCGGGATGTTATTTACTAACCGAGATTTCTGATGGTAGGATAATATCTCACGAGAGGGGAGGGGTTGTTTCTACTGCCGTGCGTAACCAAGGAATAGGTaggttgttatgttttaaactgaTCGTATTTGATTTAGATTACAATACGTATGGGGTGTTGGGCTTAGATTACAATACATATGGGGTGTTGGGCTGGTTAGCTAATTAATAAGGAAGTTGGGTCGGTTAACTAATCAACAAGGATGTTGGGCTTATTACTCAAACTAAATAGACAATACAAGAGTTGGGCCGGTTATCTAAATAGGATTAACTAGAGATTTGCTATTATACCCACAAGGTTTAACAATCTATCATGCTTAGCGGACTTCAACCTATCGGGCTTATATTGTGGGCTTGACTAATTGTAGTATGTTAACTATGTAATTGATAAATACATTATAGTGAGGACCGGCCCAATGTGTATGATAAATATACACATAACATGGACTATACACATGACCGGCCCAATTGTAATATGGCCCACTAACACACTCGAACTTAATCCGACGCGTTTACGTTAAATAACTAGTCGTTGCGAAAGTGAGAGGAGGAATAACGAGGAATCAAAATTTGcgaaactaaccttagaagttcgggttgtcacatcatccccaacttgaaggaaatttcgtcccgaaatttagcaaacggtcactgaggaagctagttttgttaagcgttttcgcggggtgtcacatcatcccctacttgaaagaattttcgtcccgaaaattgatctaaaacaatggcttgaagtgagttccgacgactcgatctatagatactttacaacgcctgggggctaatcttgttatcggtggaaatcatggtatggttgctagcgttttgttatatcagttgccaatcaaagaaacagggaattaatgaggttcgtacaaagaatcgagcgaaacTGGGGTCCATTAAAtatccgaaggatttggccagcaaatttgttgtctagaaataatttccagtagtggtgcatggcggcatggcacaacagggaggttcgttacattgcggtcgcgcgagtgtatcgtTTGTCCAAatcagagtttggtgggtaaaggttagtgttgcaaaacgacatacgcgtgtaactgtgactgcttcacttctagcggcgctgacaagtgaaagtgataaggttcgtctacagggatgcgtgggtatagttctcctaatcccgtgttcgttcggaagttccattCTAGCGATGCCTTCACATggttagctctattgaaacaagggtgcactgaaggcccttgtgatcggtctaattggtgccttcggtaccgtccaagtaatgcctcccacttaaatccaatgaccacggtttccaccggaggttgtaggtcgtgcagttcctctccgtaacaccatcatggtatatcgctggatcatcggtaccctcggatagaagcgatgcttcgcgtgttgtagggttgggtttcaaaagcagTAAGGACGTTCTCCGATTTTATTTCTCaggaattcacagctccccgctatgctaaggaggttgaagttgcgaaacccccgaaaatcctatgatgaagctgtgatagtatcTAGCAAACCTAAGGGATTTCTGTCTCCCATAAGGAATCTGAAATTgcataaggtcaatctgaaattccgcctaacgatgtggaagtaaaccagctCACTCTTCAGAAGGCATGTCAGAAAATTCATGGATAAGTGGAAgacactcgatcttcctttcttaaagtggcaaatcggtgacaagagctagtatggcagggtagcccttccgtagacacttccggGCTTTCATGACGgtgacaatgccaacaacggcaccactacgatgatcttaaactgataaggattccccactggggagaggggaCGCACGATTTTCTGTTTGCAGAGAATTTTCCGCTTGATAcctagataaccaagtccatgtcaacgaccatgtcaaaacttacaagagtgtCGCATCAACCAATAGAGGCATTGCATCAACCCATAGGCACCGAATAGTACAAAGGCCAGCGAGAGGTTTACCATAATTAAGGTAACTGTCGTAGAGTCAAAGATGTGACTCTTGTGGTGCAAGGGTAAAAAGAGGTAAGGTGACGACTCAGTACAAGAAATATCCCTTAAACGATAAAATAAGAAATCCATTCAAATTAAACCATATAAGTCACTACATCGAATATTCGCAAAAGTTTTAATCACCATGATTGTTTATACgaaaacaactgaaagaaaaaaaataactagataaacgattgaaagacgagtcagtcgtccacgtcaccatccccgaggtcactaccatcatcatcgtctccgtcattatccgagacctcctctggctcttcttcctcctcttccggctcttcctcctcctcttcgggctcttcatcagacccttccgcctctggttcgggaggtgccgggactggggctggctcgggttcaggtgcgaagcgggcttcctccaactgatggaccctccaatccatcatacctatcctttcggcatgcgagttaagcctttcatgatccactcgagcgtctctcagtatcagaccttgtacctcacgcccttttagggcttctgccttcaagTCAGTAGTCCTCCTAGTAAGTTCTTGTATCtgcttctcttgagcttccaatcgCCCTCCTTGGGTATCAACCTTTCttagtaatttctgattttgctccattaagacttggttttgttctattagaatctggttataatctcggagggccttactcacagccgactcggcctgagcgctgagggagttaactggtagtgcatgcgtaggtcgggaggacgactccccgccctgtgcgagtctcttcctataagcagcacgcgtctccatctgacgcgggggtgagtgagtatcagcgggtgccttccctggcgcccggGATTGGTCGGAAGATGCGGACGGTGTAGACATGCCTGTCGAGTTGATGACGTAACGCAAGTTAAACGAAAGAATGCACACTCACAACGTTCCAAAAGAGGGTATTAACGCCGAAAGGAAAAAAAATGACcgaaagagtaagcacacaaggtttcaatcaatagttgctacgtccgtttcctcgtccactcatgtttctatatatggaaatgaactaatttaggggtcgaaaacgaggaaagtgttcaggtttatcacgttaagaacgattaactaccatgttcatacacaaacagggaagaacccttcttacactcgttaagcctcattgggatttgcatgcaccacgcgttattattatgtgtgcacccatgataataaggcggtttgcatgctcctctcgatgcttcttaacttatgtttgaagtttctcccaccccaatcaacacaaaacaagcactaccaacaagattaggaTTTACTAGATGTATGTGTTACGTTACAttatcaatgtgtcatgatgcctaccatgtcgtatcgtgcatgctataaatatagtttcttttactaggcatataaagcataagctaacgaggaacgaaccttgcagtctgaagctgagtgtcatggtcatcgtttggatcaattcggttatagtctggttttatgaaaacgttttttttttaaaaccgagttctctataaccagtggctctgataccaaactgtcacacccccaaattaccacctagggtatgtccctattggaggtgcaacgatccaacaaagagccaccaatcatatcaaacacgagttataatgtattgaaatacccaattgaaataaatgtatcgtttgaaaagttaaaccaaaaccaaagtactgagcggaagcataaatgtataagtgtgtaaatgtatcaaaaccaaatcaaaataactgtttattatgaccacaaccacttcagcagcatcagacggcaagctcccaagttccttcaatagttacctacaagcatgtaaacaagtgtgtcagactacgttggtgagttcaaggtttgtgtttgtttaccaagttgtgttaccaatCAGGTGAGCAAAACAGTTTACAAGTCAATAGGTTGTTTGTTAttaagatgtttgatgtttcgatgttgttattactcgattaccgaatggccagatgatatgtgattgccaaccccaatgcctctatcaaagcattggtcatgttttaaggtaattagttcacgcccgttctcctcgaacgtcgtgagggtgccaaacctaatagcgctatcagctaataacccccgttgccctacaagcaacgtgccggtagatgtagtggtcttacaatgatagaaaactgagtacaataaccaacatcccattacccatgcattcctcatcggaacgttacccgttatcccttcactgggatccatgcttgagaaaagagcaatgaactcacctttggtttgctcggtagaacaATTTACCCGTTTAACAAAAATGATCAACCAAaccctatgatagttacacataGCAATCAGTTTGCATATAAGTACAACACGTAGCATGCCACATGGATTCATCGGACAATGCACAAGAATACAAGTACTGATATTGTTAAATATGTCGCATACAAGTTCATCAATCATGTACGGCCCACTAAACCTAAGGCCCAAACAGCATGCGGTTCATTTATAAAAGTGCAGCCCCTTTGGATCGAGGCCCGGCGAAAGGGCACAACCCAGCAGGCCTCGCGGCCCAAGATGCTCAATGAGAGTATCGTGGCCCAATTGTACAAACGGTCCAACTGACCAAGAATCCAAGCATATGTAACTGGGCCCCGAGATCCGAGTACACTCCTGTTCAGCCGATGCTAAAACAGATGCAGCCCATAACCTTGGTTCGCTTGGGCTGTGCGATTTATCCCAATTCGCGGCCCAGCTTCAAACATTTACATGTGAGGCCCAAGCAAAACAATATAACCCAAATCGATACAGATTGTTCATTTAGTCCACTGCTTAATTCCCAGTTCACAACCCTTTTACATTATTCATTTAACTAGATCAACATCATCATTCATGGCCCCCCTATAATGTTACTGCTAATCATCGCATTTAATGGCTTATAACTAATTTAACATGCAGTCCACTAGACGATTTTCTCTGTGCATCTATATTAACAGCCCCATAGATCACCCATTAACATTTACTCCTTactataataatattaattaacaTGCCTAAATCGAAACACAATATAACGATTTCATACAACACCCGAACCCAATCATTATCCCCATAAATAACCCCATCATCCAATTACCATGCTATTCGGCTCACCATGCTCATCATATAATCATATACTAACAGACATTAACTAAGACTCAACTTATCATCACGTGGACCAGATTATTCGAATCAGATTTCACGTTCAATTCTTATGAATCTACATCACCGAACACAATCATGTTTCATTCATCATAGCAAACCGATTTGTATATGTATTAAATCACAATTATACAGTCCAATGAACACATAGCAAACCAATAATCAACATACGCACAAAGAAGTCGGGATGTTATTTACTAACCGAGATTTCTGATGGTAGGATAATATCTCACGAGAGGGGAGGGGTTGTTTCTACTGCCGTGCGTAACCAAGGAATAGGTaggttgttatgttttaaactgaTCGTATTTGATTTAGATTACAATACGTATGGGGTGTTGGGCTTAGATTACAATACATATGGGGTGTTGGGCTGGTTAGCTAATTAATAAGGAAGTTGGGTCGGTTAACTAATCAACAAGGATGTTGGGCTTATTACTCAAACTAAATAGACAATACAAGAGTTGGGCCGGTTATCTAAATAGGATTAACTAGAGATTTGCTATTATACCCACAAGGTTTAACAATCTATCATGCTTAGCGGACTTCAACCTATCGGGCTTATATTGTGGGCTTGACTAATTGTAGTATGTTAACTATGTAATTGATAAATACATTATAGTGAGGACCGGCCCAATGTGTATGATAAATATACACATAACATGGACTATACACATGACCGGCCCAATTGTAATATGGCCCACTAACACACTCGAACTTAATCCGACGCGTTTACGTTAAATAACTAGTCGTTGCGAAAGTGAGAGGAGGAATAACGAGGAATCAAAATTTGcgaaactaaccttagaagttcgggttgtcacaagagttgtttataaaaaaagtttacgtcgaagtGTATAACAAATCGTATTTATACCTActcgtacataaaatatgcacgtaaaaaatagtttttaagtaaagaaaGTATAagggtaaaccaaaacaaaatattaataaaaaattaataggttaaaaacgttcgtaaaaccatgccaagtagcaccaatgccacactggcatcgactctcaacatcggaaaaactcgtaaaaataaaatagataaaatggaaaaaaaattcaccgaacgaaaagcagacttaaaatcgttgaaccacgcacacccgttacagtatgttaatgcgaagaaattaaccagaaacgtaaaacgtagaaaataataacttagtcgatcaaGGACCCGTCCGTTGCGGCGAATTTGTCAGAAGGGGAAAAATGGACACGTTGCGACGGGGCTATCAAATTCGATaaaatagagcaaaaaacgttgaacctcacatgcacgctacgacgtgttaactcacaaaatttagaacgaaatgtaaaacgaaaaacttaCGAAAGATAAAAAGCATGAGGGACGAAAGTTGTATATAATAAAGTGTTgggttaaattataaaagatgaaaaactttgtgttaaaaacaaaaaaaattaaaaggggttaaaatacaaaatatgaaaatgcttaggttaaaaatgaaaaatcaaatttttttttgaaactcaCCCTAAACTAGGAGTACAACTCACAATGCACAAAATAGTTACTAATTTTATATTTTGTATAAATGAGTCTGCCAAAAGTCTTTTAAGCCGCACAAcaatttaaaaaattaaataactTCACACGTACACGGTTAGGCTTTCAAGTCACGATTGAAACAACGAGCCGCACGTTGTGTAGTCTCTTGGGCTCCTTTTATTGAAAAAATGAAATGACCTTCTAATCTTGGCCGGACCCACAAAATCGTATCTATTATTAATTCTTGATTAGTTGGGAGGCACACCTATCGAAAATCAATATACCATCAAAAACTGGAAACCGGTAATCGATAGGTTTGAGGAAAAACTTAGTTTATGGAAAGCTCGTACACTCTCTTTCGGTGGTAGAGTCACTCTCATTGAAGCGGTTCTAGGTAACCTCCCCACGTACTATCTCTCACTCTTTGGTGCACCGATTCAAGTATTGAAGCATCTCGAAAGGATTAGGCGTAAATTCTTGTGGGGGGGTTGTACggaaaaaaataaagttagttgGGTTCCATGGTATAAAGTGGTTGCACCTAAAACCGATGGGGGATTGGGAATTGGTAGTTTGGCCTCAATAAATAAAGCATTGATGATTAAGTGGGCTGTGCGTTTCAAGAATGAGCCGGACTCGTTGTGGGCGAGAGTAATTGATGCCATTCATGGAGGGGGTAGATGTTTATCATATATCCCATTGAAAAACTCCACTGGTGGCGTATGGAAGGGTATAATCAATATGGGCCGCATGTCTCAAAATCAGTTAATAAATGTAAAAGAAAGGCTCACTCCGATTATAGGCAATGGTGAAAAGACTCTTTTCTGGCTAGATAACTGGATAGGGGGCGGTCCACTAAGTACGAGATACCCGGAGATCTTTGCACTAGAATCCAACAAAAGATGCATGGTTTCGGAACGATACGTCTCTTCTCAAAATGTAACCGAATGGAAATGGGGCAGCGACAATGCACTCACAGCTGAGGTGCATCTAAGGCAATGGGCTGAATGTACTAATGAGCTCGATAGGGTAACCATTCATTGTAAACCGGATACATGGCTGTGGAAATCGGGTTCAAGGGTGGAAGATTTTGTGGTGAGTTCGGTTAGGAAGGAGCTCGATAAAATCGACACCATTAAGGAAACCAAAGTTCTAAGATGGTTACATTGGATTCCAAAGAAGGTCAATTGCTTTATGTGGCGTGTAGTGCTGGACAGAATTGCAACAAGGGACGCACTTCAGGTTCGTCATATTCAGCTACCATCCACAAACTGTGTCCTATGCAACAACACGAGGGAATCGGCAGACCATCTCTTGTTAACATGTGAGACGACCCAGCTGGTATGGACTACGATCTTCCAATGGCTGAAAATACCGTTGCCAAACTATATCTTGAGTGTAGTACAATTGCTGGAAATAATTCACTCACAGGCATGCTCAAAAAACAAAAAGAAGGCTGCATATGCAGTAGTAGCGGCCACATGTTGGTGCATTTGGTTAATGAGAAACGATGTGATCTTCAAGGTAAAACCATTCTCCATGTCAAAACTAATAGGGGATATCAAGGCTACTTCGCACTCATGGATAAAACATCGAGCTGGGCTATCGGAGATCAATTGGGAGAAATGGAGGAGTTTTAGTGTGTAATTGGTTTCATGTACTAAATTTCTGTTCTTTTTTTCATGTCTGTACTGTTTTTCTTGAGCATCTTGCTTGAGTTTTAATATAACCgcctttttcaaaaaaaaaaaaaaaaaaatataccatCAGTGAGATTGGATCTACTCAAAATGTATTAACGGCTTGTAATTTAAGTTATGAACGGGTGACCGGTCAATTTGTGTCCCTTTTATAAAACTTGTTAACTTAAAATCAGACTATATGTGCGAGCACTACCATGGTCACTGTGTGT
This is a stretch of genomic DNA from Helianthus annuus cultivar XRQ/B chromosome 16, HanXRQr2.0-SUNRISE, whole genome shotgun sequence. It encodes these proteins:
- the LOC110932481 gene encoding uncharacterized protein LOC110932481, whose protein sequence is MIKWAVRFKNEPDSLWARVIDAIHGGGRCLSYIPLKNSTGGVWKGIINMGRMSQNQLINVKERLTPIIGNGEKTLFWLDNWIGGGPLSTRYPEIFALESNKRCMVSERYVSSQNVTEWKWGSDNALTAEVHLRQWAECTNELDRVTIHCKPDTWLWKSGSRVEDFVVSSVRKELDKIDTIKETKVLRWLHWIPKKVNCFMWRVVLDRIATRDALQVRHIQLPSTNCVLCNNTRESADHLLLTCETTQLVWTTIFQWLKIPLPNYILSVVQLLEIIHSQACSKNKKKAAYAVVAATCWCIWLMRNDVIFKVKPFSMSKLIGDIKATSHSWIKHRAGLSEINWEKWRSFSV